In Agromyces archimandritae, one genomic interval encodes:
- a CDS encoding CPBP family intramembrane glutamic endopeptidase: MVDPQGIAPNGPRAPRRAYPRSWGLIEAASGIAAALVLGGGWSWLTRTVVMPGELALAGAYLAVWVPLLAACTVAVVRGTRSPVRDLGLRFAWIDVLWGLGLGLVARAVTSLIELAAYGRTSGSGAFIQPGAFAVLFGLLFATVLAGPLIEELFFRGLLLRATLRTFPRVDAGPRPSAGAAPGGGAPADAAAPGGAHPAPLLRASIAAVAVPALVFALLHLADSAARSPASMAVTFASTLFLGLAAGTATVLTGRLGAAILAHAAYNGILVWLLLAT; encoded by the coding sequence GTGGTCGATCCCCAAGGTATCGCGCCGAACGGCCCGCGCGCACCCCGCCGCGCGTATCCGCGAAGTTGGGGGCTCATCGAGGCGGCGTCGGGTATCGCGGCGGCCCTCGTGCTCGGGGGTGGATGGTCCTGGCTCACCCGCACCGTCGTCATGCCCGGCGAACTCGCCCTCGCCGGCGCCTACCTCGCCGTCTGGGTGCCGCTGCTGGCCGCCTGCACGGTCGCCGTGGTGCGCGGAACCCGCTCCCCCGTGCGCGACCTCGGTCTCCGCTTCGCCTGGATCGACGTGCTCTGGGGCCTCGGCCTCGGCCTCGTCGCCCGCGCCGTGACGAGCCTCATCGAACTCGCCGCCTACGGCCGCACCTCGGGATCCGGCGCCTTCATCCAGCCCGGCGCCTTCGCCGTGCTCTTCGGCCTCCTCTTCGCGACCGTGCTCGCCGGCCCCCTCATCGAGGAGCTCTTCTTCCGCGGCCTCCTCCTCCGCGCGACGCTGCGCACCTTCCCCCGAGTGGATGCCGGGCCGCGCCCCTCGGCCGGCGCCGCGCCCGGCGGCGGTGCGCCCGCCGACGCCGCCGCGCCCGGCGGCGCGCACCCGGCGCCGCTGCTCCGGGCATCCATCGCCGCGGTCGCCGTGCCGGCGCTCGTCTTCGCCCTGCTGCACCTGGCCGACAGCGCCGCCCGAAGCCCGGCCTCGATGGCGGTGACCTTCGCGTCGACGCTGTTCCTCGGCCTCGCCGCCGGAACCGCGACCGTCCTCACCGGCCGCCTCGGCGCGGCGATCCTCGCCCACGCCGCCTACAACGGCATCCTCGTCTGGCTCCTCCTCGCCACCTGA
- the guaB gene encoding IMP dehydrogenase, giving the protein MDQADPFGLIGLTYDDVLLLPGHTDVIPSEADTTSRLTRNISVATPLLSAAMDTVTETRMAVAMARQGGIGILHRNLSIADQADMVDRVKRSESGMITNPVTIGPDASVADVDRLCGTYRVSGLPVVDEEGILVGIITNRDMRFVSDFEKASTKVSAVMTKTPLITGRVGMNPDEALAIFAERKIEKLPLVDDAGRLTGLITVKDFDKSEQYPNATKDAEGRLRVGAAMGFFGDAWERAEALRDAGVDVLVVDTANGESAGVLDIIRRLKADASFAGIDIIGGNVATYEGAKALVDAGADAVKVGVGPGSICTTRVVAGVGVPQITAVYEASKATKPAGVPLIADGGLQYSGDIAKALVAGADTVMLGSLLAGTAESPGELVFQNGKQFKTYRGMGSLGALQTRGKKTSYSRDRYFQADVPSDDKLIPEGIEGQVAYRGPLSAVAYQLIGGLRQSMFYVGARTVPELKQNGRFVRITPAGLKESHPHDVQFVVEAPNYTR; this is encoded by the coding sequence ATGGACCAGGCAGACCCCTTCGGGCTCATCGGACTCACCTACGACGACGTGCTCCTGCTGCCCGGTCATACCGACGTCATCCCGAGCGAAGCCGACACGACCTCGCGCCTCACGCGCAACATCTCCGTCGCCACCCCGCTGCTGTCGGCGGCGATGGACACCGTCACCGAGACCCGCATGGCCGTGGCGATGGCGCGCCAGGGCGGCATCGGCATCCTGCACCGCAACCTCTCGATCGCCGACCAGGCCGACATGGTGGATCGCGTCAAGCGCAGCGAGTCGGGCATGATCACGAACCCCGTCACGATCGGCCCCGACGCGAGCGTCGCCGACGTCGACCGCCTGTGCGGCACCTACCGGGTCAGCGGCCTGCCGGTGGTGGACGAGGAGGGCATCCTCGTCGGCATCATCACCAACCGCGACATGCGCTTCGTCTCCGACTTCGAGAAGGCCTCCACGAAGGTCTCCGCGGTCATGACGAAGACCCCGCTCATCACGGGCCGCGTCGGCATGAATCCCGACGAGGCGCTCGCGATCTTCGCCGAGCGCAAGATCGAGAAGCTGCCGCTCGTCGACGACGCCGGGCGCCTGACCGGCCTCATCACCGTCAAGGACTTCGACAAGTCGGAGCAGTACCCGAACGCCACGAAGGATGCCGAGGGGCGCCTGCGGGTCGGCGCGGCGATGGGCTTCTTCGGCGACGCCTGGGAGCGGGCCGAGGCGCTCCGCGACGCCGGCGTCGACGTGCTCGTCGTCGACACCGCCAACGGAGAGTCGGCCGGCGTGCTCGACATCATCCGCCGGCTGAAGGCCGACGCCTCGTTCGCCGGCATCGACATCATCGGCGGTAACGTCGCCACCTACGAGGGCGCCAAGGCGCTCGTGGATGCGGGTGCGGATGCCGTGAAGGTCGGGGTTGGCCCCGGGTCCATCTGCACCACCCGCGTCGTCGCGGGTGTCGGCGTGCCGCAGATCACCGCCGTGTACGAGGCGTCGAAGGCGACGAAGCCGGCCGGGGTGCCGCTCATCGCCGACGGCGGCCTGCAGTACTCGGGCGACATCGCCAAGGCCCTCGTCGCCGGCGCCGACACGGTCATGCTGGGCTCCCTGCTCGCCGGCACCGCCGAGAGCCCCGGCGAGCTCGTCTTCCAGAACGGCAAGCAGTTCAAGACGTACCGCGGCATGGGCTCGCTCGGCGCCCTGCAGACGCGCGGCAAGAAGACCTCGTACTCCCGCGACCGCTACTTCCAGGCGGACGTGCCGAGCGACGACAAGCTCATCCCCGAGGGCATCGAGGGGCAGGTGGCCTACCGCGGTCCGCTCTCGGCCGTCGCCTATCAGCTCATCGGCGGGCTGCGGCAGTCGATGTTCTACGTCGGCGCCCGCACCGTGCCGGAGCTGAAGCAGAACGGCCGCTTCGTGCGGATCACGCCCGCCGGCCTGAAGGAGTCGCACCCCCACGACGTGCAGTTCGTCGTGGAGGCGCCGAACTACACCAGATGA
- a CDS encoding GuaB3 family IMP dehydrogenase-related protein, whose protein sequence is MVSQEIEIGRSKSGRRVYAFDDVAIVPSRRTRDPEDVSVSWSIDAYQFDIPFLAAPMDSVVSPQTAIMMGELGGLGVLDLEGLWTRYEDPERVLAEIRSLPDEQTTVRMQQLYSEPVKPELVTERLAEIRAAGVTVAGALSPQRTQELYETVVAAGVDLFVIRGTTVSAEHVSKNQEPLNLKKFIYELDVPVIVGGAATYTAALHLMRTGAAGVLVGFGGGAASTTRTALGIHAPMATAVADVAGARRDYLDESGGRYVHVIADGGLGTSGDIVKAVACGADAVMLGSVLARATDAPGGGYHWGAEAHHPKLPRGRRVQVGQTASLEEVLYGPAPTTDGTANLVGALKRSMATTGYSDLKEFQRVEVVVAPYGS, encoded by the coding sequence GTGGTGAGCCAGGAGATCGAGATCGGCCGCTCCAAGAGCGGTCGGCGCGTGTATGCATTCGACGACGTCGCGATCGTGCCGAGCCGGCGCACGCGCGACCCCGAAGACGTATCGGTGTCGTGGTCGATCGACGCCTACCAGTTCGACATCCCGTTCCTGGCCGCGCCGATGGACTCCGTCGTGTCGCCGCAGACGGCGATCATGATGGGCGAGCTCGGCGGCCTCGGCGTGCTCGACCTCGAAGGCCTCTGGACGCGCTACGAAGACCCGGAGCGGGTGCTCGCCGAGATCCGCTCCCTGCCCGACGAGCAGACGACGGTGCGGATGCAGCAGCTCTACTCCGAACCCGTCAAGCCCGAGCTCGTCACCGAGCGCCTCGCCGAGATCCGCGCCGCCGGGGTCACCGTCGCCGGCGCCCTCTCGCCGCAGCGCACGCAGGAGCTCTACGAGACCGTCGTCGCCGCCGGCGTCGACCTCTTCGTCATCCGCGGCACCACCGTCTCGGCCGAGCACGTCTCCAAGAACCAGGAACCGCTGAACCTCAAGAAGTTCATCTACGAACTCGACGTGCCCGTCATCGTCGGCGGCGCCGCCACCTACACGGCCGCCCTGCACCTCATGCGCACCGGCGCCGCCGGGGTGCTCGTCGGCTTCGGCGGCGGCGCGGCATCCACCACCCGCACCGCCCTCGGCATCCACGCGCCCATGGCCACCGCCGTCGCCGACGTCGCCGGCGCCCGTCGCGACTACCTCGACGAATCGGGCGGACGCTACGTGCACGTCATCGCCGACGGCGGCCTCGGCACCTCCGGCGACATCGTCAAGGCCGTCGCATGCGGGGCGGATGCCGTCATGCTCGGCTCCGTGCTCGCACGCGCCACCGACGCACCCGGCGGCGGTTACCACTGGGGCGCCGAAGCGCACCACCCGAAACTGCCGCGCGGCCGCCGCGTGCAGGTCGGGCAGACCGCCTCGCTCGAAGAAGTGCTCTACGGGCCGGCGCCCACCACCGACGGCACCGCGAACCTCGTCGGCGCACTGAAGCGCTCCATGGCGACCACCGGGTACTCGGACCTCAAGGAGTTCCAGCGCGTCGAAGTCGTCGTCGCACCCTACGGTTCGTAA
- a CDS encoding ABC-F family ATP-binding cassette domain-containing protein encodes MGFIDVNGISFSLPDGRPLLSELSFRVGEGTVTALIGANGAGKTTLTRIVRGELRPDEGSVQLDGGLGVMDQFVGTGRTVDGVDESVAGLLVSVAPPRIRTAAIELEAAEDALIERDETDTQMRYASALAEYAEAGGYEQEVVWDHCTSAALGIPFERSKRRALATLSGGEQKRLALEALLRGPEQVLLLDEPDNSLDVPGKRWLEAELRATPKTVLLVSHDRELLANAADRIVTLEAGAAGSTAWVHGAGFEGYHEAREARFARLDELRRRWDEQHAALKRLVATLKVKAASNDDMASRYRAAQTRLRKFEEAGPPEERPPSQAVSMRLRGARTGKRALVCEGLELTGLMRPFDLEVWYGDRVAVLGSNGSGKSHFLRLLAGGGTEPDRTLGHVTSVGEALPRVPHGGRAMLGARVVPGWFAQNHEHPEFRRRTLLDILHRGDAERDGMAREAASAALDRYGLAAAAEQRFESLSGGQQARLQILLLELSGATMLLLDEPTDNLDLVSAEALEDALSRFDGTVLAVTHDRWFARGFDRFLVFREDGEVVEADAPVWDEGRVARAR; translated from the coding sequence ATGGGCTTCATCGACGTCAACGGCATCTCGTTCTCGCTGCCGGACGGCCGGCCGCTGCTCTCCGAACTCTCGTTCCGCGTCGGCGAGGGCACCGTCACCGCCCTGATCGGCGCGAACGGCGCCGGGAAGACGACGCTCACCCGCATCGTCCGCGGCGAGCTGCGCCCCGACGAGGGCAGCGTGCAGCTCGACGGCGGGCTCGGCGTCATGGACCAGTTCGTCGGCACCGGTCGCACGGTCGACGGCGTCGACGAGTCGGTCGCCGGGCTGCTCGTCTCGGTCGCGCCGCCGCGCATCCGCACCGCCGCGATCGAGCTCGAGGCGGCCGAGGACGCGCTCATCGAACGCGACGAGACCGACACGCAGATGCGGTACGCGTCCGCGCTCGCCGAATACGCCGAGGCGGGCGGCTACGAGCAGGAGGTCGTCTGGGACCACTGCACGTCGGCCGCGCTCGGCATCCCGTTCGAACGGTCGAAGCGCCGCGCGCTCGCGACCCTCTCCGGCGGCGAGCAGAAGCGGCTCGCCCTCGAGGCGCTGTTGCGCGGACCCGAGCAGGTGCTGCTGCTCGACGAGCCCGACAACTCCCTCGACGTGCCCGGCAAGCGCTGGCTCGAGGCCGAGTTGCGGGCGACGCCGAAAACGGTGCTGCTCGTCTCGCACGACCGCGAACTGCTCGCGAACGCGGCCGACCGCATCGTCACCCTCGAAGCCGGTGCCGCCGGCAGCACGGCGTGGGTGCACGGCGCCGGGTTCGAGGGCTACCACGAGGCGCGCGAGGCCCGCTTCGCACGCCTGGACGAACTGCGGCGCCGGTGGGACGAGCAGCACGCGGCCCTCAAGCGGCTCGTGGCGACCCTCAAGGTGAAGGCGGCCTCGAACGACGACATGGCCTCGCGCTATCGCGCGGCGCAGACGCGCCTGCGCAAGTTCGAGGAGGCGGGGCCGCCCGAGGAACGCCCGCCGTCGCAGGCCGTCTCGATGCGCCTGCGCGGCGCGCGCACCGGCAAGCGCGCGCTCGTGTGCGAGGGGCTCGAGCTCACGGGCCTCATGCGGCCCTTCGACCTCGAGGTCTGGTACGGCGACCGCGTCGCCGTGCTCGGCTCGAACGGCTCGGGCAAGTCGCACTTCCTGCGGCTGCTGGCCGGTGGCGGCACGGAACCGGATCGCACGCTCGGGCACGTCACGAGCGTCGGCGAGGCGCTGCCGCGCGTGCCGCACGGGGGCCGCGCGATGCTCGGCGCCCGCGTCGTGCCGGGCTGGTTCGCGCAGAACCACGAGCATCCCGAGTTCCGGCGGCGAACGCTGCTCGACATCCTGCACCGCGGCGACGCCGAACGCGACGGCATGGCGCGCGAGGCGGCGAGCGCGGCGCTCGACCGCTACGGGCTCGCCGCGGCCGCCGAGCAGCGCTTCGAATCGCTCTCGGGCGGTCAGCAGGCGCGGCTGCAGATCCTGCTGCTGGAGCTCTCGGGGGCGACGATGCTGCTGCTCGACGAGCCGACGGACAACCTCGACCTCGTCTCGGCCGAGGCGCTCGAGGATGCGCTGTCGCGTTTCGACGGCACGGTGCTCGCGGTCACCCACGACCGCTGGTTCGCGCGCGGCTTCGATCGGTTCCTCGTCTTCCGCGAGGACGGCGAGGTCGTCGAGGCGGATGCCCCGGTGTGGGATGAAGGGCGGGTGGCGCGGGCGCGCTGA
- a CDS encoding glycerol-3-phosphate dehydrogenase/oxidase yields the protein MAKDESARAKPAGKTSGAKTGAAKTGAAKPAARTAAAKGARSTAARSTKLGPAERAAAIQRLKEKELDVLVIGGGVVGTGSALDAVTRGLSTGLLEARDWASGTSSRSSKLIHGGIRYLEQLDFHLVREALIERGLLLQRIAPHLVKPVRFLYPLKKHVIERFYIGSGMLLYDAFSYTGGRPPGVPHHRHLSRRQVLRSAPSIAPNALVGGLTYYDAQVDDARYVASLARTASSYGAHVASRVNVEGFLKVGERVVGVKAHDLETGERFEVRAKQVVNATGVWTDDTQRMVGERGTFHVRASKGIHLLVPRDRFQSNMGLLLRTEKSVLFVIPWGRHWIVGTTDTDWHLDKAHPAATAADIDYVLEHVNSVLSVPLTREDVEGVYAGLRPLLAGESDNTSQLSREHIVAHTVPGLVVVAGGKFTTYRIMAKDAVDAAADALDGRIPASTTADIALLGAEGYQAAWNKRGKIARAFGVHKVRIEHLLNRYGTMTDELLDLIRSDPALGEALPGADDYLAAEVVYAATHEGALHLDDVLARRTRISIEAWDRGVSAAPVAAKLMGDVLGWDAARVKLEVERYLERVAAERESQLQPDDESADRVRLEAPDIVQVD from the coding sequence ATGGCCAAGGACGAATCCGCGCGGGCGAAGCCGGCGGGCAAGACGAGCGGCGCGAAGACCGGAGCGGCGAAGACCGGAGCGGCGAAGCCGGCGGCACGCACGGCCGCTGCGAAGGGCGCGCGATCCACCGCCGCACGCTCCACGAAACTCGGGCCCGCCGAACGGGCAGCCGCCATCCAGCGGCTGAAAGAGAAGGAACTCGACGTCCTCGTCATCGGCGGCGGCGTCGTCGGCACCGGCAGCGCGCTCGACGCCGTCACGCGGGGCCTGTCCACCGGCCTCCTCGAAGCCCGCGACTGGGCATCCGGCACCTCCAGCCGCTCCTCGAAACTCATCCACGGCGGCATCCGCTACCTCGAACAACTCGACTTCCACCTCGTGCGCGAAGCACTCATCGAACGCGGGCTGCTGCTGCAACGCATCGCCCCGCACCTCGTGAAACCCGTCAGATTCCTCTACCCCCTCAAGAAGCACGTCATCGAACGCTTCTACATCGGCAGCGGCATGCTGCTCTACGACGCCTTCAGCTACACCGGCGGCCGCCCGCCCGGCGTGCCCCACCACCGCCACCTCTCTCGGCGGCAGGTGCTGCGCTCGGCACCCTCGATCGCACCGAACGCCCTCGTCGGCGGGCTCACCTACTACGACGCGCAGGTCGACGACGCCCGCTACGTCGCCTCCCTCGCCCGCACCGCCTCCTCGTACGGGGCGCACGTCGCCAGCCGCGTCAACGTCGAAGGGTTCCTGAAGGTCGGCGAACGCGTCGTCGGCGTCAAAGCCCACGACCTCGAAACCGGCGAACGCTTCGAGGTGCGCGCCAAGCAGGTCGTGAACGCCACCGGCGTGTGGACCGACGACACGCAGCGGATGGTGGGGGAGCGCGGCACGTTCCACGTGCGGGCGTCCAAGGGCATCCACCTGCTCGTGCCCCGCGACCGCTTCCAGTCGAACATGGGCCTGCTGCTGCGGACCGAGAAGAGCGTGCTGTTCGTCATCCCATGGGGCCGGCACTGGATCGTCGGCACCACCGACACCGACTGGCACCTCGACAAGGCGCACCCCGCCGCCACCGCCGCCGACATCGACTACGTGCTCGAACACGTCAACTCCGTGCTCAGCGTGCCCCTCACCCGCGAAGACGTCGAGGGCGTCTACGCCGGCCTCCGGCCGCTGCTCGCCGGCGAGAGCGACAACACCTCGCAACTCTCGCGCGAGCACATCGTCGCCCACACGGTGCCCGGGCTCGTCGTCGTCGCAGGCGGCAAATTCACCACCTACCGGATCATGGCCAAGGACGCCGTGGATGCCGCCGCCGACGCCCTCGACGGGCGCATCCCGGCATCCACCACCGCCGATATCGCCCTGCTCGGCGCCGAGGGCTACCAGGCGGCCTGGAACAAGCGCGGCAAGATCGCCCGCGCCTTCGGCGTGCACAAAGTGCGCATCGAACACCTGCTGAACCGGTACGGCACCATGACCGACGAACTGCTCGACCTCATCCGCTCCGACCCCGCGCTCGGCGAAGCGCTGCCGGGCGCCGACGACTACCTCGCCGCCGAAGTCGTCTACGCCGCCACCCACGAGGGCGCGCTGCACCTCGACGACGTGCTCGCACGCCGCACCCGCATCTCGATCGAGGCGTGGGACCGCGGCGTCTCGGCCGCGCCCGTCGCCGCGAAGCTCATGGGCGACGTGCTCGGGTGGGACGCGGCGCGCGTGAAGCTCGAAGTCGAACGCTACCTGGAACGCGTCGCCGCCGAACGCGAATCGCAGCTGCAGCCCGACGACGAATCCGCCGACCGCGTGCGACTGGAGGCGCCCGACATCGTGCAGGTGGACTGA
- a CDS encoding polysaccharide biosynthesis tyrosine autokinase, which translates to MEFSAYLRILRKNWIVILVLAVLGAAAGLTVSLLQTPDYRSSAKVFVSTSGGDTVADLQQGNTFTQQRVKTYADLATTPIVLLPVVAELGLDMSAEELAREVQATAPLDTTLIEITATDADPAAAAEIATAVSESLTSVVASIESTGNDEVSPVRLTLVQHAAVPQRPVSPNLPLNVALGALLGLIVGVVVALVRDALDTRVRGEHDIAQIADAPVIGGIADDPRASERPLIVHDDPHSQRAESFRTLRTNVSFLEPGRSTRAFVVTSSIEAEGKTTTAANLAIALADAGADVLLVDGDLRKPKVAGYLGIEGAAGLTDVLIGRADVDDVVQPWGRAGLSVLPAGRVPPNPSELLGSAAMAELVERLGESHDVVLYDAPPLLPVTDGAVLARLVGGAIVVAGTGRVRKAQLKAALGALESVGAPVSGIVLTMLPTRGPDAYGYRRYAYGAGYAYGVSPELR; encoded by the coding sequence GTGGAATTCAGCGCGTACCTGCGGATTCTGCGGAAGAACTGGATCGTGATCCTGGTGCTCGCCGTGCTCGGCGCTGCCGCGGGCCTGACCGTTTCGCTGCTGCAGACCCCCGACTACCGGTCGTCGGCGAAGGTGTTCGTGTCGACCTCTGGCGGCGATACGGTCGCCGATCTGCAGCAGGGCAACACGTTCACGCAGCAGCGGGTGAAGACGTATGCGGATCTCGCGACGACGCCGATCGTGCTGCTGCCGGTCGTCGCCGAGCTGGGCCTCGACATGTCGGCCGAGGAGCTCGCACGCGAGGTGCAGGCGACGGCGCCGCTGGACACGACGCTCATCGAGATCACCGCGACCGATGCCGATCCGGCCGCCGCCGCGGAGATCGCGACGGCCGTCTCCGAGAGCCTCACGAGCGTCGTCGCGTCGATCGAGTCGACCGGGAACGACGAGGTCTCGCCGGTGCGGTTGACGCTCGTGCAGCATGCGGCCGTGCCGCAGCGGCCGGTGAGCCCGAATCTGCCGTTGAACGTCGCCCTCGGCGCCCTGCTGGGGCTCATCGTCGGGGTCGTCGTCGCGCTCGTGCGCGACGCCCTCGACACCCGGGTCCGCGGCGAGCACGACATCGCGCAGATCGCCGACGCACCGGTGATCGGGGGCATCGCCGACGACCCGAGGGCCTCCGAACGCCCGCTGATCGTGCACGACGACCCGCATTCGCAGCGTGCCGAGTCGTTCCGCACGCTGCGGACGAACGTGAGCTTCCTGGAGCCGGGGCGGAGCACGCGCGCCTTCGTCGTGACCTCCTCGATCGAGGCGGAGGGCAAGACGACGACGGCCGCGAACCTCGCGATCGCGTTGGCGGATGCCGGTGCGGATGTGCTCCTCGTCGACGGCGATCTGCGCAAGCCCAAGGTCGCCGGCTACCTCGGCATCGAAGGGGCGGCCGGCCTCACGGACGTGCTCATCGGCCGCGCCGACGTCGACGACGTCGTGCAGCCGTGGGGGCGGGCGGGGTTGTCGGTGCTGCCGGCCGGGCGGGTGCCGCCGAACCCGAGCGAACTGCTCGGCTCGGCGGCGATGGCCGAGCTCGTCGAACGGCTCGGCGAGTCGCACGACGTCGTGCTGTACGACGCGCCGCCGCTGCTGCCGGTGACCGACGGGGCGGTGCTCGCCAGGCTCGTGGGCGGTGCGATCGTCGTGGCCGGCACGGGCCGGGTGCGGAAGGCGCAGTTGAAGGCTGCGCTCGGCGCCCTCGAATCGGTGGGGGCGCCGGTGTCGGGCATCGTGCTGACGATGCTGCCGACGCGCGGGCCCGACGCGTACGGGTATCGCCGGTACGCATACGGCGCCGGGTATGCGTACGGCGTCTCGCCGGAGCTGCGATGA
- a CDS encoding acyl-CoA dehydrogenase family protein gives MERDIYDEDHEAFRDLVRDFVKRHVTNADRERWDANGEVDRDTMKAAAEAGILGLSVPEEFGGGGMLQDYRFRAVVNEEIIAAGAGSLAGAFGIQDDLAVPYLVHMGTPEQQAKWLPRMATAEVVGALAMTEPGAGSDLRGIRTTAKKVDGGYLVNGAKTFISSGATADVVVTFVKTGEGNRPDAFSIVLVEDGAPGFEHGKKLEKIGFHGHDTAELSFTDVFVPDENLLGGEEGHGFVQLMRNLPLERLSIGVAGVAAAQAALDWTLAYVREREAFGSRIADFQNTRFQLADVAATVDALWAYIDRAMRAYANGELSAEEAAKVKFWTTEREWEVLDACLQLFGGYGYILEYPIARAFADARVHRIYGGSNEIMRDIVSRALVGKR, from the coding sequence ATGGAGCGCGACATCTACGACGAAGACCACGAGGCGTTCCGCGATCTGGTGCGGGACTTCGTGAAACGGCATGTCACGAACGCCGACCGCGAACGCTGGGATGCGAACGGCGAGGTCGACCGCGACACCATGAAGGCGGCCGCCGAAGCCGGCATCCTCGGCCTCTCGGTGCCCGAGGAGTTCGGCGGCGGCGGCATGCTGCAGGACTACCGGTTCCGCGCCGTCGTGAACGAGGAGATCATCGCGGCGGGCGCCGGGTCGCTCGCGGGTGCGTTCGGCATCCAGGATGACCTCGCCGTGCCCTATCTCGTGCACATGGGCACGCCCGAGCAGCAGGCGAAGTGGCTGCCCCGGATGGCGACGGCCGAGGTCGTCGGCGCGCTCGCGATGACCGAGCCCGGTGCGGGCTCCGATCTGCGCGGCATCCGCACGACGGCGAAGAAGGTCGACGGCGGATACCTCGTGAACGGTGCGAAGACGTTCATCTCGTCGGGTGCGACCGCCGATGTCGTCGTGACGTTCGTGAAGACCGGCGAGGGCAACCGGCCCGATGCGTTCAGCATCGTCCTCGTCGAAGACGGCGCACCGGGCTTCGAGCACGGCAAGAAGCTCGAGAAGATCGGCTTCCACGGCCACGACACCGCCGAGCTCTCGTTCACCGACGTCTTCGTTCCCGACGAGAACCTGCTGGGCGGCGAGGAGGGCCACGGTTTCGTGCAGCTCATGCGCAACCTCCCCCTCGAGCGCCTCTCGATCGGCGTCGCCGGGGTGGCCGCTGCGCAGGCGGCCCTCGACTGGACGCTCGCGTACGTGCGCGAACGCGAAGCGTTCGGCTCGCGCATCGCCGACTTCCAGAACACGCGTTTCCAGCTCGCCGACGTCGCCGCGACGGTCGACGCGCTGTGGGCGTACATCGACCGGGCCATGCGCGCGTACGCGAACGGCGAGCTCTCGGCCGAGGAGGCCGCGAAGGTCAAGTTCTGGACGACCGAACGCGAGTGGGAGGTGCTGGATGCCTGCCTGCAGCTCTTCGGCGGCTACGGCTACATCCTCGAGTACCCGATCGCGCGCGCCTTCGCCGACGCCCGCGTGCACCGCATCTACGGCGGTTCGAACGAGATCATGCGCGACATCGTGAGCCGCGCGCTCGTCGGCAAGCGCTGA
- a CDS encoding MalY/PatB family protein produces MNRVEAEPLDRLRSRTSEKWHDVPADVLPLPVAEMDYPLAEPVARALHAAVDRSDTGYVPGPAGIAAAFAGFADRRLGWQVDPARVTMTADVSMAIVEILRQATEPGDRVVVAPPIYPPFFDLPPEAGCEVIEVPLAGGIHEGWSLDLDGIDAAFAAGARAMLLCNPHNPIGRVWPREELAALADIAARHGALIVSDEVHGPLSQPATPYTPFLAVSDAAREHGIAVTSASKAFNVAGLKCALMVSASERVDALVAAMPYEVFWRASQFGVIAGTAAFREGGPWLDGVLGSLDDNRRLLADLLAEELPGVRYRMPEAGYLAWLDLSALGWGDDPAAYALEHARVALGNGPSFGTAGKGFVRLNFACSPEVLGEAITRLADAQG; encoded by the coding sequence GTGAACCGTGTTGAAGCCGAACCCCTCGACCGCCTCCGCTCCCGCACGAGCGAGAAGTGGCACGACGTGCCCGCCGACGTGCTGCCGCTGCCGGTCGCCGAAATGGACTACCCGCTCGCCGAACCCGTCGCCCGTGCCCTGCACGCCGCCGTCGACCGATCCGACACGGGATACGTGCCCGGCCCCGCCGGCATCGCCGCGGCATTCGCCGGGTTCGCAGACCGCCGGCTCGGCTGGCAGGTGGATCCGGCCCGCGTCACCATGACCGCCGACGTCAGCATGGCGATCGTCGAGATCCTGCGGCAGGCGACCGAGCCCGGCGACCGCGTCGTCGTCGCCCCGCCCATCTACCCGCCGTTCTTCGACCTGCCGCCCGAGGCCGGCTGCGAGGTCATCGAGGTGCCGCTGGCCGGCGGCATCCACGAGGGCTGGTCGCTCGACCTCGACGGCATCGACGCCGCCTTCGCCGCCGGCGCCCGCGCGATGCTGCTGTGCAACCCGCACAACCCGATCGGCCGCGTCTGGCCGCGCGAGGAGCTCGCCGCCCTCGCCGACATCGCCGCCCGCCACGGCGCGCTCATCGTCTCCGACGAGGTCCACGGCCCGCTCTCCCAGCCGGCGACGCCGTACACGCCGTTCCTCGCCGTCTCCGACGCCGCCCGCGAGCACGGCATCGCCGTCACCTCCGCGAGCAAGGCCTTCAACGTCGCCGGCCTGAAATGCGCCCTCATGGTCTCGGCGTCCGAACGCGTCGACGCCCTCGTCGCCGCGATGCCGTACGAGGTGTTCTGGCGCGCGAGCCAGTTCGGCGTGATCGCCGGCACCGCCGCCTTCCGGGAGGGCGGCCCGTGGCTCGACGGCGTGCTCGGCAGCCTCGACGACAACCGGCGCCTGCTCGCCGACCTCCTCGCCGAAGAGCTGCCTGGCGTCAGGTACCGGATGCCCGAGGCGGGCTACCTGGCCTGGCTCGACCTCTCCGCGCTCGGCTGGGGCGACGACCCCGCCGCATACGCCCTCGAGCACGCCCGCGTCGCCCTCGGCAACGGCCCCTCGTTCGGCACCGCCGGGAAGGGCTTCGTACGCCTGAACTTCGCCTGCTCCCCCGAGGTGCTCGGCGAGGCGATCACGCGCCTCGCGGATGCGCAGGGGTAG